The nucleotide sequence TTTCGAGGCGATCAAGTACGGCTCGGAGAAGGCGCTCGACAGCTTTGTCGCCCAGGTCGCGGGCGAGGGGGCCTCTGCTGAAGTACGCTGACTTTCTCGACGCGAAACCGCTCTACTACGACAAGATCGACCTGGAGCGGATGCCGCGGGCCTGGGAGCAGGTCAAAGCTAGTGTTTCACTGCCGAAGATCATCCACCTCGTCGGCACCAACGGCAAGGGGACGACGGGGCGCTTCCTCGCCTCGGCCCTCCTGCACGCCGGTTACAGTGTCGGCCACTACACCTCCCCGCACATCCTGCGCTTTAACGAACGCCTCTGGCTGAACGGCAGCGATGCCACTGACGCGCAGCTGCAAAGTGCCTTTGAGAAGGTGGTGGGGTGGCTGGACCCGGAGACGGCCGACGCGCTCAGCTACTTCGAATTCACGACCCTGATGGCTGCGGCGCTCTATGAGCCCTGCGACTACATTGTCATGGAAGCGGGCCTCGGCGGCGAGTTCGACGCGACCGCCGTCTTCCCCAAAACGCTCACCCTCGTCACCCCTATCGACCTCGATCACCAGGCTTTCCTGGGCGACACCATCGACGCCATCGCCGCGACGAAACTGCGGGCGATGGGGCCCACGGTGATCCTGGGCCTGCAGCCCCACGAGGTCGTCTACAGCGTAGCCTCGGAGATCGCCGCCGGGCGGGGCGCGACCCTGCTGCGCTGTGAACGGCTGTTAGACCAAGATGCTATAATGGCGCTTCAACAGACGGCCGGGCGTCTGGAACTGCCGGCGTACCTCCGCGACAATCTCCTGCTCGCCGCCGCAGCTATGCACGTGCTCGGCGTCCCCTTTGACGCGGAGAGCTTCAGTGCGCCGCTTTTCGGCCGCCTCTCGCGGATCGCCCCGAACGTCCTGCTCGACGTGGGCCACAACGTCCTCGCCGCCCGTGCCATCGCACGCGAGCTCGGGGCGCAGAAGGTCGTCCTCGTCTACAACAGCTACGGCGACAAGGACTACGCGGCCATCCTCGCCGCGCTCCGCGACAACATCGAGCGCGTCGAGCTGATCGAGGTGCAGAGCGAACGTGCCGCCGCCCGCGATGCGCTCGTCGGGGCGCTCGAAGCGCTGGATATCCCCTACGGCAGTTTCGAAGGGGTGCAGGCACAGAAAATGTACCTGGTCTTCGGCTCGTTCAGCGTGGCGGAGGCCTTTATAAAAATGACGGGATTGAAATGAACTATACAGTGACGGCGCCCCTGCAAACCGCGCCGAAAACCCTCCGCAACGATACGGCACGCTGAGATGCAGGCCAAGCTCTACACCTACCTGAAAAAGGGTAGCCTCCCCGACGTCCTTATCTGCGAAGACGCCGCCGAAGCGCAGCAGCTCCGCGACCTCTGCCGCTTCAAGGAGATCGACGCGGTCGTCCTCCCCGACTTCCGCGCGACCTGGCTCGACGACCTCCGCCCCTTCAGCGAAGAGCTGAGCCAGATGGCCGAGGCGCTGCGCCGTTATTACGAGGCAGATAAAAAGCCCCTCGTCATCGCCCCCTTCAAGAGCCTGCTCTTCCCGCTTCCCAAAACGAACCTCCTGCGCACGAAGCAGATCGCCTTCGGCGATCGCCTCGACCTCGCAGCCCTCAAGACGGAGCTGCTGCACTGGGGTTACAGCTTCGTTGACCTCGTGGAGGTGGAGGGGGAGGTCTCCTTCCGCGGCGACATCATCGACGTCTTCGCCCCCGGTACGGAGTCTCCCTACCGCATCTCCCTCTTCGACGACGAGATCGAGCAGATCAAGGCTTTCGAGGTGGAGACCCAGCGCACCGTCGGCGAGGAGCTGGAGGGCTTCGAGCTGCACAGCGCCCCCTACGCCTTCGACGAAGCGGGCTACGAACGCATCGTCGCGGCGGTAGAAGCCTCAACGAGCGACAGCTTCGTCAAGGACATCGACTCTTTGGGCTTCTGGTACCTCGGTGACGACGCGGAGAACTTCCTGGAGGGCAAAAAGGTTGCCGCCGTCAAACGCCTCGACGCGATGATCGGCGAGGCCTACACCCTCAACACCCCGCAGGTACCGCAGAGCGTTTTCGAATCCGTCGCCGTGCTTCCCGAAGACGACCGGGTCAAGGCCCTCGCGGTCACGGACGTCAAAACCCTGCTGGAGGTCCACCCGAACAAGAAAGTGACGGTAATTGCCAGCAGCGACGCGCAGCTGAAGCAGGCGGGCCTCTTCGACACGAGGGGCATCACCGTCAAACGCTCCGGCGAGATCGTCAACCTTATTACCGACACCGAGCTCATCATCTCGCTGAACAAACCGGTACGCAAAAAGCGGCGCCGCAAGAGCAGCCTCCTGCTCGACGACCTCAAGCCCGGCGACTACGTCGTCCACGAGGACCACGGGGTCGGGATCTTCGAGGCCATCGAACAGGCGGAGATTCTCGGCTCTGTGCGCGACTTCATCGCCATCCGCTACCAGGGCGACGAGCGCGTCCTGCTGCCGGTGGAAAACCTCGACGCCATCGACCGCTACATCGCGGGCGCCGGGGCGCCGCCGGTGCTCGACCGCCTGGGCAAGGGGAGCTTCGGACGCCTCAAGGAGACCGTGCGCAAACGCCTCTTCGAGATCGCCTCGGAGATCGTCAACACCGCCGCCCAGCGCGCGCTCATCAGCGCCCCCGTCATCGAGACCGATCCCAAGCAGCTGCAGGCCTTCCAGTCCCGCGCGGGCTTCGAGTACACCGAGGACCAGGCGCGCTCCATCGCCGAGATCATTGCCGAGATCGGCAGCGGCCTCGTCATGGACCGGCTCCTCAGCGGGGACGTCGGCTTCGGCAAGACCGAGGTAGCGATGAACGCGATGTTCGCCGCGGCCTCCGCGGGGTACCAGTCGGCCGTTATCGTGCCGACGACCCTGCTGAGCTCCCAGCACTTCGCCTCGCTCAAGGCGCGCTTCGCCGAGTATGATTTCCACATCGCCAAGATCGACCGCTTTGTCACCCCGAAGGTGAAGAAAGCCGTCGAGGCGGGGCTGGCCGATGGGACCATCGACATGGTCGTCGGCACCCATGCGCTCTTCGGGACGAAGTTCGCCAAACTGGGCCTCGTCGTCATCGACGAAGAGCACAAGTTCGGGGTGAAGCAGAAAGAGAAGCTCAAGACCCTCTACGAGAAGACGCACTTGCTCACCATGAGCGCCACGCCGATTCCGCGCAGCCTCAACCAGGCGCTCTCTTCCATCAAGACCCTCAGTACCCTCATGACCCCTCCGGGCGAACGGCAGGGGGTACGGACCTTCGTCAAGGCCTACGACGAGAAGCTCGTCAAAGAGGTTATTTTGCGGGAGCTGCGCCGGGGCGGGCAGGTCTTTTACGTCTACAACTCCATCGACCATATGCCGATCAAGCTGGGTGAACTCAAGGCGATCCTGCCGGATCTTCGCATCCTCATGCTGCACTCGCAGGTCGGCGCGGTCGAGACGGAAAAGGAGCTGCTGCGTTTCCAGGAGGGCGAATACGACCTCATGCTGGCGACCTCCATCATCGAGTCGGGCATCCACATGCCGCGGGTCAACACGATGATCATCGACGGGGCCGACCGCTTCGGCATCGCCGACCTGCACCAGCTGCGCGGCCGCGTCGGCCGGGGCCACACGGAGGGGTTCGCCTACTTCATCGTCGAGGACAAGGAGCGCATTACCGAGGAGGCGAAGAAGCGCCTCGTCGCCCTGGAGTCCAACTCCTTCCTCGGCAGCGGCTCGGTGCTCGCCTACCATGACCTCGAAATCCGGGGCGGGGGGAACCTCGTGGGCGATGCGCAGAGCGGGCACATCAAGAACATCGGCTACAGTCTCTACCTGCGGATGCTCGAGGATGCCATCAAGGAGCTGAGCAACAAGAAAGAGACCCCCAAGGCGAAGGTGGACCTCAAGCTCGCCGTCAGCGCCTACATCAGCGACGAGCTCGTCGCCGAGGACCGCCTGCGCCTGGAGCTCTACCGCCGCCTCAGCCTCTGCGAGAGCCCGACGGAGGTCTACGAGATCGAGGAGGAGGTCACGGAGCGCTTCGGACGCCCGGACGGCCCGACCAAGCAGTTCTTCGAGCTGATGGTCATCAAGCTGATGGGGCTGGAGAAGCACATCAAGATGCTCAGCTCCTACGGCCAGAACATTACTATCGAATATCTCAACGGCTCCAAGGAGTACGTCACCGCCGACAGCAAAGACGACGACGACATCATCAAGGCCGTGCTGCACTACCTGCGCACGGCGAAGCCGAAGGTGCTTTAAATTCGTTTTACGATGAACAGGTGACGTGGGAGATGCCGGCGATCTCGAAGAACTCCGTGGGCTTTTTGCTGTAGTACTTCGCCGCTACTGCTTCGGACTGCTCGGCATAGGGGTCTGTCATGACGGCTTGCAGCTCCTTGATAAGCGTATAGTCCCCCTTGGCGGCCTGCTGATAGGCCGGGACGAGGAACCACTCCCGCAGGGTGTACTTGGGATTGACGGCTTTCATCTGCTTGGAAAGCTTTTCGCGGGATTCCGGCGAAGCGGCGTTGATGTCGTCGGGGTTGGTCGCCTGTACGACACCCTTCCACTTCTCCAGCCATTCGCTCCAGCGGTTCAGCAGCGCGGCATCTTTGACCCCGTCACCGTAAAAGCTCTTCGTCAGCGGGGCGATATCTTCGGGCACCGATGAGAGTTCACGGAAGAAGATGGTGTAATCCACCCCGGTTTCGATCATCAGCGTCACCAGTTCATTGAACAGCGGCGCATCCAGCTTGTGCAGCCCCAGCTTTGAGGCCCACATGGGGATCATTTTCCCCTGCATCGCTCTTGCAAATCTGAGCGTCAGCATGTCCAGCTCGTTCACGGCCTTTTCATCCGCAGCCAGCAGCGGCTTCAGCGCGGTGCAGAACATGGCAAAGTTCGTCTCCGCAGCCTGGGGCTGGTTCAGGAAGGAGAAGTGGTCTCCTCCGCCCGTCCACGGCTGGTAGCGCGGGTCGAACATCTCGATGAACCCGAAGGGGCCGTAATCGAGGGTGAAGCCGCCGGCGGCAGTGTTGTCGCTGTTGAAGTTGCCCTGGCAGTAGCCCACGCGTATCCACTCTGCCACCAGCGTGGTGAGGCGGTCGCGGAACGCCGTTGCCAGCAGGAGCACTTTGTCCCGGAGGGGCAGGGCGGCGTCGATAATGTCGCTGTACTCGCGCTCACAGAGGTGCAGGACGATCTGCTCGAGCTCCTTCAACGCCTTGGGGTGCTCGTTTTTACGTGCACGCCGGCCGAAAAGCTCCACCTGGCCCACCCGGATAAACGAGGGGGCGACCCGCGTCGTGATGGCCACGGCCTCCTCGAGCATGACTTCGGGGTTTCGCGAGTAGGAGCCGTTGTTGAACCACGGCCTTGCGACCGTCTCCGTTTTGGAAGTGTAGAGGCTCAGCGAGCGTGAGGTCTTTACGCCCAGGGCGTGCATATGCTCCTGTGCCAGGAACTCGCGGATGCTAGATCGCAGCACGGCGCGGCCGTCGGCTCCGCGGCAGTAGGGGGTTCTGCCGCCGCCTTTGAGCTGCATCTCCCAGCGCCGCCCGTTGATGACCGCTTCGAGGATGGAGACCGCGCGGCCGTCGCCGTAGCCGTTGCCCGTGCGGAAGGGGCACTGCTCGTAGTACTCTGTCCCGTAGATGGAGAGTGCGTACCCCGTCGCCCAGCCCCGGCGGCGCAGCGGCTCCGGGAGCTGCGAGCTGTCGCCGGAGAACATCCGCATAAAATCCTCCGAGGTCGCCAATGCGTCGCTAAAGCCCAGTTCGCGGAAAAAGGTCTCGCTGTGCGCGATGTACACGGGTGTTTCTATGGGCGTAGGGTTCACGGGCACATAATGCCCGCTGAAGACTTGCCGGGGCGCGTGGTCAACGCCGTCCGCTGTCGCCTCGGGGTCGGGGGTCAACGTGTCCATGAGCGAATAATCTGCCAGCACTGCGAGATCGTCAAGGCTCTTTACCGCTGTAGGGGTTTCAAATGCTGCTTTCATACTTGTTTCCTTTAGCCTTTACGACGGGCATGCAAAAATGGTTCGGTTATCTAAAAAGTGAATTCTTGCAGGCTATTCTAAAAAAGGCTATTAATGAGGTTTGGTACAAACGTTCGGTGTTTTTTCTTTAAGGAGCGGGATTGTTGAATTTAGCGGAAGGCATAACATTAGCCATAATCATCTTTTTGCCTAACGTTAATATGGAGCGTTTTGGTCGCCCGGAGAACCAATGAAGAAGTGATGGTTATGCAATTGATGGGACTAGATAGGAAGACTCATCACTATCGAATATCTGAACGGTTCAAAAGAGTACGTTACGTTCGACAGAATATCCTTGCTGTATTGCCTTCACACGGAAAAGCCGAAGGTACTTTGACGATTGAAATGAGAAACTAGAAAAGTGTTGCGGGATTTTGTTTGTACTTCTTTTACTTGTTAGTAGCTTTAACCTTGTACTTCTGTTTCGTACCTGGAAGCACCATTCTCATCTTGTTTCCAGTAAGTTTTGACACGAGTTTGCTTACTGATTGTCATTGCACCAATTATTGTTCCACATATAATTAATAATAGGCCTGGCGCGGTGTTTTGTAATGCAAATTTGTAATTTCCGATTTGTGCTTCAATTTTAGAATGTTCATTTTTAACATTTTTTTCTTTTTTTATGTCTTCTTGTGTAAGTAAGAAACCACCATAAATTAAAATACATGAGATAGCCAGCCCTATAATCGTAACAAGAACTCTTGCGTAGAAAACTTTCCCAGCAAATTTTTCAGCTACTGATTCCTGTTGGTGGTCATTACTCGCGTGATTATTTTCTTCCAATGTTTTTCCTAGTACTAATGTTTAAAATGAGTAATCAAAAAGCTGCTTATGGTTTTTGATTGGTCTTTACTGATTTGTTATTCACATTCCTCAGCAACTATTTTTTTTGCCAATTGGTAAGGCTCACATTTTCTGAGAAATGACTTGCAGAATCCTGAAAACTTCTCTGAAGGATCAGATAAACTTTCTATGATTTCTAGGGCTTCACGTATTTTCCTTTTCCTATTCCTTTGTTTTAGGATAGTTTCTGCTTCATAAAAGTCTTGAATTGCGTCTTCGATGGCTGCACTAAAACCATGAAGGCTTACTAGAATGTCGGCTCTTGGCTTCATTAATCTGATTGAGTTTAGACTACAAACTTTAATTGTCAATTCACCGATGCTTTTGTACTCAGTATTATTTACTGCGATTTTTATGTCTTTATAATCGAATATTGCTTCAGGGTCCATATCGTAGGGATTAACAATGGGATCGGTTAATGTGTCATGATTATCTTTACTTTCATTACATTTTCTACATGCCGGCAAAAAGTTATTCCAGTCGAAAGCTAGAGTTGGATATTTTGACTTTGGGGCGAAATGCTCAACTTCTATATTCCCACTTTCAGATGGCTTTGTCTCACAAAAGGCGCACTTTTGCCGCGAGCTGTTAAATAAGGGCAATTTGATATCTTGATGTCTGTAGTGAATTAGTAACTTAGCTTTTTCCTCCTTTGGGATTTCGGAATAGCTTCCATAAGTGGAAACAGCTCTTTGTAACTGATTTGTCCACTCGTGCTCATTTTCAATAAGCACTGTTGGTTTTGGGTTTCGCTCTAACTTAATCATTGGACATCGCCAGCATTGAAGCATATTTTGCGGTAAGCACAGTTAGTACAGAGTCACTTGGATGAGCAATTTTAGATAGCTCCTCTATTGCGTTTTGCAAACCTTCTAATGATCCTTCTTCTATTTTGTCGAATGCTTCAGAAATTAGTTTTTCATAGTCTTTATTGTCTAAACTTCTAACACCCATGATTTCAGAGAGGATTTGGTCTGTATTCCAACCTGAAAATCTCTTAGGGGTTGGCTTTAAATAGTATTCGCTTTGTTCATAGGTTCTGTCCATAATGATTATTTCATTTTCTTTTGCAGAAGAAAGTAAGTGTGGTGAATGTGTCGTTACAATAAATTGAATATTTGGGAAAATTTTTGATAGGCCATCCCTTAAAGTGAATTGCCATTCTGGGTGGAGATGAAGATCAAGCTCATCTATCAAAACAGTTCCGGTAGCATTAACAGCTAACTTTTTACCTTCTTGTCGCGTGCCCTCAATCCACTCAAAAATATTTGCAACAATTGACAAAACAGCTTGGAAACCTGCAGACAGTTCTTCCATATAACATTCTTCTCCATATATAGAGAATATAGGCTCAAGATCCTTGCCAGTACGAAGATAAGAAAAATTACTATTAAAAGGAGCTAGACTAGGAAGGTTGTGAATCATGTGCTGCCAGTTCTCTTTTTCTTCTGTAGCCCAATCTTTATCAATCATAAAATAGCGATTAACGAACCATTGCTTAATATTTTGAGGCTTTTCACCATATAAAGATTGGGTTCCTGAGGATGTATACTGGTTTACTTGTTGCGCTTGAGTTTGCTCCCGTGTCATACCACTTATCTGTTTATACTTAATACTTCGCTCAGCACCGATAAATAATGGACAAAAATCATTGAGTTGTTCCATATATTGAGAAGGCATCAGTGAGACTCTACCATCCTCTGTTTCTGGTACATTCCATGATTGAAGTCTCTGTTGTCTGTAGCCACTGTTTTTTATAGAGTTTTTTCCAAGACCAATGCGTATTTTTTGATCAGATACTGTTAAGTCTGTCCAAAATTCAGAATCTTCTTGGAACCTAGAATACTGAAATGTCCCATGATGAAAACAATGAGATATGCCCACCAATATAGAAGTTTTTCCACAGCCATTTGGTCCGGCAATAAAATTAAAATTTTTATTAAACTCTACATCTAGTGTTTTAAACTGACGGAAATCTCTTAAGTGTAGCTTTTCAATATAATTCAATGTCAATTTTCACTCCTTATAGCATTAATGCATAATTGTTTTTTATCGCACATTTTATGCAAAACAACCTTTAACAAAAAAAATAGTTAAACCACATAGATGTAATACATTAAACGGACTACGTAAGAAGCGGGTTTAACCCGCAAAGCGATACGAGGATAATTATGAAAAATATGAAAGTAGCAATGATCGGTGACGTTGTCGGGCGTCCGGGGCGGTCGATGATCAAGCAGCACCTGCCGCGGCTCAAGAAGCAGCGGTATCTCAAGCCGGCTATTGCTCCGGCATTATCCTCTCGTTCGCGTCGACCTGCTTCGTTTTTAGCTGTGCTGCACGCGCCTTGTCCACCTCAAAAAGCTTGTAACGGATATCCGGCCCCGGAATGGGGATGAATCCGTAGGGAACGAATGTGACCCCTTCAAATACGGGATAGGTCTCAAAGAAATTCGAACCGTTCACTTCTGCCGTGAAAGCAAGGCTTTCCAGGTGCGTGAAATAGGGGGAGGATGAATCGGAAACGCCGAGTTCGTGCGTTCCCG is from Sulfurimonas sp. HSL-1656 and encodes:
- a CDS encoding DEAD/DEAH box helicase is translated as MQAKLYTYLKKGSLPDVLICEDAAEAQQLRDLCRFKEIDAVVLPDFRATWLDDLRPFSEELSQMAEALRRYYEADKKPLVIAPFKSLLFPLPKTNLLRTKQIAFGDRLDLAALKTELLHWGYSFVDLVEVEGEVSFRGDIIDVFAPGTESPYRISLFDDEIEQIKAFEVETQRTVGEELEGFELHSAPYAFDEAGYERIVAAVEASTSDSFVKDIDSLGFWYLGDDAENFLEGKKVAAVKRLDAMIGEAYTLNTPQVPQSVFESVAVLPEDDRVKALAVTDVKTLLEVHPNKKVTVIASSDAQLKQAGLFDTRGITVKRSGEIVNLITDTELIISLNKPVRKKRRRKSSLLLDDLKPGDYVVHEDHGVGIFEAIEQAEILGSVRDFIAIRYQGDERVLLPVENLDAIDRYIAGAGAPPVLDRLGKGSFGRLKETVRKRLFEIASEIVNTAAQRALISAPVIETDPKQLQAFQSRAGFEYTEDQARSIAEIIAEIGSGLVMDRLLSGDVGFGKTEVAMNAMFAAASAGYQSAVIVPTTLLSSQHFASLKARFAEYDFHIAKIDRFVTPKVKKAVEAGLADGTIDMVVGTHALFGTKFAKLGLVVIDEEHKFGVKQKEKLKTLYEKTHLLTMSATPIPRSLNQALSSIKTLSTLMTPPGERQGVRTFVKAYDEKLVKEVILRELRRGGQVFYVYNSIDHMPIKLGELKAILPDLRILMLHSQVGAVETEKELLRFQEGEYDLMLATSIIESGIHMPRVNTMIIDGADRFGIADLHQLRGRVGRGHTEGFAYFIVEDKERITEEAKKRLVALESNSFLGSGSVLAYHDLEIRGGGNLVGDAQSGHIKNIGYSLYLRMLEDAIKELSNKKETPKAKVDLKLAVSAYISDELVAEDRLRLELYRRLSLCESPTEVYEIEEEVTERFGRPDGPTKQFFELMVIKLMGLEKHIKMLSSYGQNITIEYLNGSKEYVTADSKDDDDIIKAVLHYLRTAKPKVL
- a CDS encoding HNH endonuclease, with the protein product MIKLERNPKPTVLIENEHEWTNQLQRAVSTYGSYSEIPKEEKAKLLIHYRHQDIKLPLFNSSRQKCAFCETKPSESGNIEVEHFAPKSKYPTLAFDWNNFLPACRKCNESKDNHDTLTDPIVNPYDMDPEAIFDYKDIKIAVNNTEYKSIGELTIKVCSLNSIRLMKPRADILVSLHGFSAAIEDAIQDFYEAETILKQRNRKRKIREALEIIESLSDPSEKFSGFCKSFLRKCEPYQLAKKIVAEECE
- a CDS encoding protein adenylyltransferase SelO family protein produces the protein MKAAFETPTAVKSLDDLAVLADYSLMDTLTPDPEATADGVDHAPRQVFSGHYVPVNPTPIETPVYIAHSETFFRELGFSDALATSEDFMRMFSGDSSQLPEPLRRRGWATGYALSIYGTEYYEQCPFRTGNGYGDGRAVSILEAVINGRRWEMQLKGGGRTPYCRGADGRAVLRSSIREFLAQEHMHALGVKTSRSLSLYTSKTETVARPWFNNGSYSRNPEVMLEEAVAITTRVAPSFIRVGQVELFGRRARKNEHPKALKELEQIVLHLCEREYSDIIDAALPLRDKVLLLATAFRDRLTTLVAEWIRVGYCQGNFNSDNTAAGGFTLDYGPFGFIEMFDPRYQPWTGGGDHFSFLNQPQAAETNFAMFCTALKPLLAADEKAVNELDMLTLRFARAMQGKMIPMWASKLGLHKLDAPLFNELVTLMIETGVDYTIFFRELSSVPEDIAPLTKSFYGDGVKDAALLNRWSEWLEKWKGVVQATNPDDINAASPESREKLSKQMKAVNPKYTLREWFLVPAYQQAAKGDYTLIKELQAVMTDPYAEQSEAVAAKYYSKKPTEFFEIAGISHVTCSS
- a CDS encoding bifunctional folylpolyglutamate synthase/dihydrofolate synthase gives rise to the protein MSPRSRARGPLLKYADFLDAKPLYYDKIDLERMPRAWEQVKASVSLPKIIHLVGTNGKGTTGRFLASALLHAGYSVGHYTSPHILRFNERLWLNGSDATDAQLQSAFEKVVGWLDPETADALSYFEFTTLMAAALYEPCDYIVMEAGLGGEFDATAVFPKTLTLVTPIDLDHQAFLGDTIDAIAATKLRAMGPTVILGLQPHEVVYSVASEIAAGRGATLLRCERLLDQDAIMALQQTAGRLELPAYLRDNLLLAAAAMHVLGVPFDAESFSAPLFGRLSRIAPNVLLDVGHNVLAARAIARELGAQKVVLVYNSYGDKDYAAILAALRDNIERVELIEVQSERAAARDALVGALEALDIPYGSFEGVQAQKMYLVFGSFSVAEAFIKMTGLK
- a CDS encoding AAA family ATPase gives rise to the protein MTLNYIEKLHLRDFRQFKTLDVEFNKNFNFIAGPNGCGKTSILVGISHCFHHGTFQYSRFQEDSEFWTDLTVSDQKIRIGLGKNSIKNSGYRQQRLQSWNVPETEDGRVSLMPSQYMEQLNDFCPLFIGAERSIKYKQISGMTREQTQAQQVNQYTSSGTQSLYGEKPQNIKQWFVNRYFMIDKDWATEEKENWQHMIHNLPSLAPFNSNFSYLRTGKDLEPIFSIYGEECYMEELSAGFQAVLSIVANIFEWIEGTRQEGKKLAVNATGTVLIDELDLHLHPEWQFTLRDGLSKIFPNIQFIVTTHSPHLLSSAKENEIIIMDRTYEQSEYYLKPTPKRFSGWNTDQILSEIMGVRSLDNKDYEKLISEAFDKIEEGSLEGLQNAIEELSKIAHPSDSVLTVLTAKYASMLAMSND